A region of Desulfuromonas thiophila DNA encodes the following proteins:
- a CDS encoding MotA/TolQ/ExbB proton channel family protein — protein MRALLWCGVLLLGLLAAVPSAVPAADARLDQQQRQQRLIAQAEAERQRIEAEVAAERQRLAKDRAALQERLTRLRRQVEEERRQQADLDKELTRLRRERDPLVQQVAEVQQSLQTLTAVLRQAAEETQALVSASPFTALQPDRDAALQPLLGGDTLPTFAQLETLRDLLLAELRHSGEVQRVAGQVLDGQGQAQPAELLFLGPFTQAYRTPAGTVGFALYSPASRRLLALTQPPDGTHQRALAAYFAGESEAAPVDPGLGDALRQLGQRRGLGQQIADGGLIVWPILLIGLVAAVLVTERLWFLWRQPRGGDTLLARLQPCLEQHDWATCEQLCGTADTALKRVLAAGLAARWQSREEQENVLQEAILGEIPALERFLSTLAVLAAIAPLLGLLGTVTGMIQTFQIITLHGTGDPRLLSAGISEALVTTMLGLAVAIPILLVHSLLSRRVENRIAELEEKAIAFVNRLARLRWSGAGDQP, from the coding sequence ATGAGGGCGCTGCTGTGGTGTGGCGTGCTGTTGCTGGGGCTGTTGGCGGCCGTACCGTCCGCCGTGCCGGCGGCCGATGCCCGGCTGGATCAGCAGCAACGCCAGCAGCGGCTGATTGCCCAGGCCGAGGCCGAGCGCCAGCGGATTGAGGCCGAGGTGGCTGCCGAGCGCCAGCGCCTGGCCAAAGATCGCGCCGCTCTGCAGGAGCGGCTGACCCGCCTGCGCCGGCAGGTGGAGGAAGAGCGGCGCCAGCAGGCCGACCTGGACAAGGAATTGACCCGGCTGCGGCGCGAGCGCGATCCTTTGGTGCAGCAGGTTGCTGAGGTTCAGCAGAGTTTGCAGACCCTGACCGCCGTGTTGCGCCAGGCCGCCGAGGAAACCCAGGCGCTGGTGAGCGCCAGTCCCTTCACCGCGCTGCAGCCTGACCGTGATGCCGCCTTGCAGCCGCTGCTGGGCGGAGACACGCTGCCGACCTTCGCCCAGCTGGAAACCCTGCGCGATCTGTTGCTGGCCGAACTGCGCCACAGTGGCGAGGTGCAGCGGGTAGCGGGCCAGGTTCTCGACGGCCAGGGCCAGGCCCAGCCAGCCGAGCTGTTGTTTCTGGGGCCCTTTACCCAGGCCTACCGCACACCGGCCGGCACCGTTGGTTTCGCGCTCTATTCGCCGGCCAGCCGTCGGTTGCTGGCGCTGACACAACCTCCTGACGGCACTCATCAGCGGGCACTGGCGGCCTATTTTGCCGGCGAGTCCGAGGCGGCGCCGGTTGATCCGGGACTGGGCGACGCCCTGCGCCAGCTGGGCCAGCGCCGTGGCCTCGGTCAGCAGATCGCCGATGGCGGGCTGATTGTTTGGCCGATTCTGCTGATTGGACTGGTTGCTGCCGTGCTGGTGACCGAGCGGCTGTGGTTTCTGTGGCGCCAGCCGCGCGGCGGCGATACCCTGCTGGCCCGGCTGCAGCCCTGCCTCGAACAGCACGACTGGGCCACCTGCGAACAGCTTTGCGGCACTGCCGATACCGCCCTCAAGCGGGTACTGGCGGCGGGGCTGGCTGCCCGTTGGCAGTCGCGTGAGGAACAGGAGAATGTGTTGCAAGAAGCCATTCTGGGTGAAATCCCGGCCCTGGAGCGTTTTCTCTCGACCCTGGCGGTGCTGGCCGCCATCGCGCCGCTGCTGGGATTGCTGGGTACCGTCACCGGCATGATCCAGACCTTCCAGATCATCACCCTGCACGGCACTGGCGATCCGCGTCTGCTGTCGGCGGGGATTTCCGAGGCGCTGGTGACCACCATGCTTGGTCTGGCGGTGGCCATTCCCATTCTGCTGGTTCACAGCCTGCTGTCGCGCCGGGTGGAAAACCGCATTGCCGAACTGGAGGAAAAGGCCATTGCCTTTGTCAATCGCCTGGCCCGGTTGCGGTGGAGTGGCGCCGGGGAC
- a CDS encoding DUF3450 family protein, with protein MKVYALFMVLFLCVDAVAAQAGPEAAEEPLQAAIALQQHSQQHSDDWQVQQQRLLAEYDRLQQQSAELRQRSAELQQQCEAGREQIANARQALVEGGRFRAELQPFLSDSLQLLRQQQAVDLPFDLELRRQRLEDLGRLLTDREVPAAEALQALLTYLQQEVAAGRQVVTALQPVEVAGERRLLQQVRLGRLLLLAQSPDGRESLRYDSLAGRWQSLESRWHRPLGQIIAMAQRRRPLELVQLPLGRLVQP; from the coding sequence GTGAAGGTGTATGCCCTTTTTATGGTTCTGTTTCTGTGCGTTGACGCAGTCGCCGCCCAGGCGGGCCCCGAAGCGGCGGAGGAACCGTTGCAGGCGGCCATCGCCCTGCAGCAGCACAGTCAGCAGCACAGCGACGACTGGCAGGTGCAGCAGCAGCGCCTGCTGGCCGAATACGACCGGCTGCAGCAGCAGTCCGCTGAGTTGCGGCAGCGCAGCGCCGAATTGCAACAGCAGTGCGAAGCCGGTCGTGAGCAGATTGCCAATGCCCGTCAGGCGCTGGTCGAGGGCGGTCGTTTCCGGGCCGAGTTGCAGCCCTTTTTGTCCGACAGCCTGCAGCTGCTGCGGCAGCAGCAGGCGGTGGATCTGCCCTTCGACCTGGAACTGCGCCGCCAGCGGCTGGAGGATCTTGGCCGTCTGTTGACGGATCGGGAGGTTCCTGCAGCCGAGGCCTTGCAGGCGTTACTGACCTATTTGCAGCAGGAGGTGGCCGCCGGCCGGCAGGTGGTAACGGCCCTGCAGCCGGTCGAGGTCGCTGGTGAAAGGCGCCTGCTGCAACAGGTGCGGCTGGGGCGTCTGCTGCTGTTGGCACAGAGCCCCGATGGCCGGGAAAGCCTGCGCTATGACAGTCTGGCCGGTCGCTGGCAGTCTTTGGAGTCGCGCTGGCACCGGCCACTGGGTCAGATCATCGCCATGGCGCAACGGCGCCGGCCGCTGGAACTGGTGCAGCTGCCCTTGGGCCGGCTGGTGCAGCCATGA